In a single window of the Terriglobus roseus genome:
- a CDS encoding MerR family transcriptional regulator, with protein sequence MAGADANRKKSSGPFPEIPDKLYFRIGEVARLLDLPAYVLRFWESEFPQLKPNKGGTGQRLYRRRDVETALEIRKLLYDEGYTIPGARQALKGESRGLRALSPAKAPKDPQPIRSVEQAAAALADEGPASRLRRMKAELQAIAALLDRPAPGARPKANPAHRGLQITARRRLAEVPPPLFASSFDLELDQLLNPKKPSDQ encoded by the coding sequence TTGGCTGGGGCGGATGCAAACCGGAAAAAGTCGAGCGGACCTTTCCCGGAGATTCCGGACAAGCTCTACTTCCGTATTGGCGAGGTCGCCCGCCTGCTGGATCTGCCGGCCTATGTGCTGCGCTTCTGGGAGAGTGAGTTTCCTCAGCTAAAGCCCAACAAAGGCGGCACCGGTCAGCGTCTCTACCGTCGGCGAGATGTAGAAACTGCGCTCGAGATTCGCAAGCTGCTTTATGACGAGGGGTACACCATCCCCGGCGCTCGCCAGGCTTTGAAGGGCGAATCCCGCGGCTTGCGCGCGCTGTCACCGGCGAAAGCTCCAAAGGATCCACAACCCATCCGATCGGTGGAGCAGGCCGCCGCGGCTCTGGCAGACGAAGGGCCGGCCAGCCGGCTTCGCCGTATGAAGGCAGAGCTGCAGGCGATCGCTGCACTGCTGGATCGTCCCGCACCCGGCGCGCGACCCAAGGCGAATCCGGCGCACCGCGGCTTGCAGATCACGGCAAGGCGGCGTCTGGCAGAGGTGCCACCACCACTCTTCGCAAGCAGCTTTGATCTCGAGCTCGACCAGCTGTTGAATCCCAAAAAACCAAGCGATCAGTAA
- a CDS encoding aconitate hydratase produces the protein MSTTSLNTFDARATLQSGGKSYTYYRLDSLANKGVELSRLPFSLRVLLENLLRREDGVTVTADDIEFLAKWQPAAEPSREIAYMPARVLMQDFTGVPAIVDLAAMRDAMKVLGGDPQKINPLQPAELVIDHSVQVDEYGLKNAYDLNSLLEFQRNRERYAFLKWGQTAFDNFSAVPPGMGICHQVNLEYLARVVFTTKDNVAYPDTLVGTDSHTTMVNGLGVLGWGVGGIEAEAAMLGQPVSMLVPQVVGFRLTGKLKQGTTATDLVLTVTEMLRKHGVVGKFVEFFGSGISELPLADRATIANMAPEYGATCGFFPVDAETLTYLRLTGRTEDQVKLVEEYQKAQGMFHTADAPEAEYSSTLSLDLATVEPSVAGPKRPQDRVALSQAKESFAKVLPTLYGPNANVKGDRQITRWQGEGGHSSADGSVESTVGMPEPGKAGHLETGMEVIGSIKERLGIDVDPYLHHGSIVIAAITSCTNTSNPYVMIAAGLLAKKAVEKGLMTPPWVKTSLAPGSRVVTDYYDKAGLSQYLDALRFNTVGYGCTTCIGNSGPLPTDVSKAIEDHGLVAVSVLSGNRNFEGRINSDVRANYLMSPPLVVAYALAGTIDFDFDKEPIGFSPDKTAVFLKDIWPSQEEVNKTVADSIDAEMFRKQYSTVSDGDKNWQGLKFPLGDVYGWEPDSTYIRKAPYFDGMPATPAPVVDIADARVLAVLGDSVTTDHISPAGSIKLNGPAGKYLTDNGVKPGDFNSYGSRRGNHEVMVRGTFANVRLRNKVAPGTEGGVTRLLPEGTGMSIYDASVEYAKRGTPLAILAGKEYGSGSSRDWAAKGPRLLGIRFVLAESYERIHRSNLVGMGILPLQFQTGDSAESLCLTGEETYSVPGLKAMLEGKFADGKQITVEAKHADGTITSIPATVRIDTPQEILYYQHGGILQYVLRQLAGKA, from the coding sequence ATGAGCACGACTTCCCTGAACACCTTCGACGCACGCGCCACATTGCAAAGCGGCGGCAAGAGCTACACCTACTACCGTCTCGATTCGCTGGCCAACAAGGGCGTCGAACTCTCGCGCCTGCCCTTCTCGCTACGCGTTCTGCTTGAGAACCTGTTGCGCCGCGAAGATGGTGTGACTGTCACCGCAGACGACATTGAGTTCCTGGCCAAGTGGCAGCCCGCCGCCGAACCCAGCCGCGAAATCGCCTACATGCCTGCCCGCGTGCTGATGCAGGACTTCACCGGCGTGCCCGCCATCGTCGACCTCGCCGCCATGCGTGATGCCATGAAGGTACTCGGCGGCGATCCACAGAAGATCAACCCGCTGCAGCCAGCGGAGCTGGTCATTGACCACTCGGTGCAGGTCGACGAGTATGGCCTGAAGAACGCCTATGACCTGAACTCGCTGCTCGAGTTCCAGCGCAACCGTGAGCGCTACGCCTTCCTGAAGTGGGGCCAGACGGCCTTCGACAACTTCAGCGCTGTACCGCCCGGCATGGGCATCTGCCACCAGGTGAACCTGGAGTACCTGGCCCGCGTGGTCTTCACCACGAAGGACAACGTCGCCTACCCCGACACGCTCGTCGGTACCGACAGCCACACCACCATGGTCAATGGACTGGGCGTACTGGGCTGGGGTGTTGGCGGTATTGAAGCCGAGGCAGCGATGCTGGGCCAGCCGGTTTCCATGCTGGTTCCGCAGGTCGTTGGCTTCCGCCTGACCGGCAAGTTGAAGCAGGGCACCACCGCAACCGACCTCGTTCTGACCGTGACCGAGATGCTGCGTAAGCACGGCGTCGTCGGCAAGTTTGTCGAGTTCTTCGGATCGGGCATCAGCGAACTGCCGCTGGCCGATCGCGCCACCATCGCGAACATGGCTCCGGAGTACGGCGCCACCTGCGGTTTCTTCCCCGTCGACGCAGAGACGCTCACCTACCTTCGCCTGACCGGCCGCACCGAAGACCAGGTCAAGCTGGTCGAGGAGTACCAGAAGGCCCAGGGCATGTTCCACACCGCCGACGCGCCCGAGGCTGAATACAGCAGCACGCTCTCGCTCGACTTGGCAACCGTTGAACCTTCTGTTGCAGGACCCAAGCGCCCGCAGGATCGCGTTGCACTCTCACAGGCAAAGGAGAGCTTCGCCAAGGTTCTTCCCACGCTCTACGGCCCCAACGCCAACGTCAAGGGCGACCGCCAGATCACGCGCTGGCAGGGTGAAGGCGGCCACTCGTCCGCAGACGGCTCGGTTGAATCCACGGTGGGTATGCCGGAACCCGGCAAGGCTGGTCACCTGGAGACAGGCATGGAGGTCATCGGTTCCATCAAAGAGCGCCTCGGCATCGATGTCGATCCGTACCTGCACCACGGCAGTATTGTCATCGCTGCCATCACTTCGTGCACCAACACAAGCAATCCGTACGTCATGATCGCGGCCGGCCTGCTGGCGAAGAAGGCAGTCGAGAAGGGCTTGATGACCCCGCCATGGGTCAAGACCTCACTCGCGCCGGGATCGCGCGTTGTAACCGACTACTACGACAAGGCCGGTCTGTCGCAGTACCTGGATGCCCTGCGCTTCAACACCGTCGGCTATGGCTGCACCACCTGCATCGGCAACAGCGGACCGCTGCCCACCGATGTCTCCAAGGCCATCGAAGATCACGGTCTGGTCGCTGTCTCTGTTCTGTCCGGCAATCGAAACTTCGAAGGCCGTATCAACTCGGACGTGCGCGCCAATTACCTGATGAGCCCGCCGCTCGTCGTGGCGTACGCGCTCGCCGGCACGATTGATTTCGACTTCGACAAGGAACCCATCGGCTTCTCGCCGGATAAGACCGCAGTCTTCCTGAAGGACATCTGGCCGTCGCAGGAAGAGGTCAACAAGACCGTTGCCGACTCCATCGACGCCGAGATGTTCCGCAAGCAGTACAGCACCGTCAGCGACGGCGACAAGAACTGGCAAGGCCTGAAGTTCCCGCTGGGCGACGTGTACGGATGGGAGCCCGACTCCACGTACATTCGCAAGGCACCGTACTTCGATGGCATGCCTGCGACGCCCGCTCCGGTCGTCGATATTGCCGACGCACGCGTGCTCGCAGTGCTGGGCGATTCCGTCACCACCGATCACATCTCGCCCGCAGGCAGCATCAAGCTGAACGGCCCCGCCGGCAAGTACCTGACGGACAACGGTGTGAAGCCGGGTGACTTCAACAGCTACGGCTCGCGTCGCGGCAACCATGAGGTCATGGTGCGCGGAACCTTCGCGAACGTTCGTCTGCGTAACAAGGTGGCACCAGGCACCGAGGGTGGCGTGACGCGTCTGCTGCCCGAAGGCACCGGCATGTCGATCTACGATGCGTCGGTCGAGTACGCCAAGCGCGGTACGCCGCTCGCGATCCTTGCGGGCAAGGAGTACGGCTCCGGTTCGTCGCGCGACTGGGCTGCCAAGGGTCCTCGCCTGCTCGGCATCCGCTTCGTGCTGGCGGAGAGCTACGAGCGCATTCACCGCAGCAACCTGGTCGGCATGGGCATCCTGCCACTGCAGTTCCAGACGGGAGACAGCGCAGAATCGCTGTGCCTGACCGGTGAAGAGACCTACTCGGTCCCGGGCCTCAAGGCGATGCTGGAAGGCAAGTTCGCCGACGGCAAGCAGATCACCGTGGAAGCCAAGCACGCTGACGGGACCATAACCAGCATCCCCGCAACCGTCCGCATCGACACACCGCAGGAAATCCTCTACTACCAGCACGGCGGCATCCTGCAGTACGTACTGCGTCAGTTGGCTGGCAAGGCATAA
- a CDS encoding MmcQ/YjbR family DNA-binding protein, producing the protein MSINRTRDYLLTLPRVEETLQWDNLVYWVLDKAVGGKMFAMIEPEPGGAHVAGFAVPPDHYESLLEIEGVRPAPYLARAHWVVVERWDVFTAAEWQTHLKAAHARVEAKLPPRVQRIMELKQREYRALVRENRATAKAARKK; encoded by the coding sequence ATGAGCATCAACCGCACACGCGATTACCTGCTGACGCTGCCGCGTGTGGAGGAGACGCTACAGTGGGACAACCTCGTCTACTGGGTTCTGGACAAAGCGGTCGGCGGCAAGATGTTCGCCATGATCGAGCCGGAGCCGGGCGGCGCACATGTCGCCGGTTTTGCGGTGCCTCCGGATCACTATGAATCGCTGTTGGAGATTGAGGGTGTTCGCCCCGCTCCCTACCTGGCCAGAGCACACTGGGTTGTGGTGGAACGGTGGGACGTCTTCACAGCCGCCGAGTGGCAGACGCACCTGAAAGCAGCGCACGCACGTGTCGAGGCGAAGCTGCCGCCCCGAGTGCAACGCATTATGGAGCTAAAACAAAGGGAGTACCGTGCGCTCGTTCGCGAAAACCGCGCCACTGCAAAAGCCGCACGGAAGAAATAA